The genomic segment GATGTAATCATTCAGGTAACAGGAGATGAAAGTAAGCTTAAAGTATTTCAAGAGTTGATGCAACCATTTGGAATATTAGAAGTAGTTAGCAGTGGTTATATTGCTATCAAAAGAGGTCAGGAAATGAGACGTTATTAGATAGCTATACAAGAATAGTAGTGATAATTTTACAAATCAAAGTGTCGAAACATTTAAAATTGATTGAAAAAATAATTAATTCAGAAAATAAGAGGAGTGTTTAAAAATGGTAGAAGTTTATTACGAAAAAGAATGTAATCTCGAGGTACTAAAGGGAAAGAAAGTAGCAGTAATTGGATATGGAAGTCAGGGACATGCACATTCACTTAATCTTCATGAAAGCGGAGTAGATGTTCGCGTAGGACTATATGAGGGAAGCAAATCTTGGGCGAAAGCAGAACAAGCTGGGCTCAAGGTTATGACGACAGAAGAAGCTACAAAGGAAGCCGATGTAGTCATGATGCTAGTAAATGACGAGAAGCAACCAGCTATTTACAAGCAGAGCGTAGAGCCATATTTAGAGTCTGGAAATGCATTAGTATTTGCTCATGGATTTTCTATTCACTATGGACAGGTACAGCCTCCTGCGGATGTCGACGTATTCTTAGTTGCACCTAAGGGCCCAGGTCATACAGTTAGAAGTCAATATGAAGAAGGCAAAGGCGTTCCAACACTTATCGCAGTACATCAAGATGCAAGTGGAAAAGCAAAAGAAACAGCACTTGCATATGCAGCTGGAATTGGAGGAGCTAGAGCAGGAGTACTTGAGACTACATTTAAAGAGGAAACAGAGACGGATTTATTTGGAGAACAAGCGGTACTCTGTGGTGGACTTTGTGCACTTATCAAAGCTGGTTTTGAAACGTTAGTTGAAGCTGGATACAAACCAGAGATGGCATATTTTGAATGTCTACATGAAATGAAGCTTATCGTTGATTTGGTAAATAAAGGTGGACTTAGCTTTATGAGATACTCTATCAGTGATACCGCTGAATATGGAGATTATACAGCAGGTCCAAAGGTTATCGCAGACGAATCAAAAGAAGCTATGAGAGGAATATTAAAGGATATTCAAGAAGGTGAATTTGCTAAGCAGTGGATTTTAGAGAATCAAGCAAATAGACCGTATTTCAATTCAGTAAAGAGAATTGAGAGTGAACATGAGATTGAAAAAGTTGGTAAAGAGCTTCGTGAAAAGATGACTTGGATGAAGCTTTAAGAAATAGCTGAGATTGTATGAGAGAGCATGAAAACACAAAGCTCTCTCATATAAAATATAAAACTCTCAGTAGCCAGAAGTAGAAAGAAGTGCAAAGGAGAGAGAGAAATGACAAGACGAATAAAGATTTTTGATACAACTCTTAGAGATGGGGAGCAGACTCCCGGAGTAAATTTGACCATAAAGGAAAAAATAAATATAGCGAAACAACTAGAACGATTGGGCGTAGATGTCATAGAGGCTGGGTTTCCGGTAGCATCTGAGGCAGATTTTGAAGCAGTTAAAGCCGTCGCAAATACCCTTGAAAACACCACAGTAGCAGCGCTTTGTAGAGCAGTGAAGACAGACATCGAGCGTGCATGGGATGCAATCAAGGGGGCCAAAAAACCTAGAATTCATACCTTTATAGCGACATCTCCCGTACACATGACTTATAAATTAGAAATGACAGAGCCAGAGGTTCTAGATAGGGCAGTGGAGATGGTAACTTATGCAAAGAGCTTATGTGATGATATCGAATTTTCAGCAGAAGATGCTTATCGAAGCGAACCAGATTTCCTGTGTAAACTTTTTGCAGAGGTTATAAAGGCCGGCGCGACTGTTCTGAATATACCAGACACCGTTGGCTATGCCCTCCCTACAGATTATGGTGAATTTATAGGATACATCATGAAACACACAGAAGGTATAGAAAATGTAGAAATTAGCGTCCATTGTCACAATGACTTAGGGATGGCAGTAGCAAATAGTTTAGCAGGAGTGCAGGCAGGAGCTAGTCAGATAGAATGTGCCATTAATGGACTTGGAGAAAGAGCAGGAAATGCAGCACTTGAAGAAATCGTAATGGCGATAAAGACAAAGAGTGAGCAGCTTGATATGGAGACAGGAGTTGTTAGTGAACAAATATATAGAACGAGTAAACTTGTAAGTTCATTTGTGGGGATAGATGTACAGCCAAACAAAGCAGTAGTTGGTAAAAATGCATTTGCTCATGAATCAGGGATACATCAGCATGGTGTACTTAAAGAAAAGAGCACATATGAGATTATGACACCGGAGTCTATAGGTATAAAGGAGCACTCAAATATAGTACTTGGTAAACACTCTGGAAGACATGCATTTGATAATTATTTACAAGAAATGGGACTTAATTTAGGCAAAGAAGAATTAGATGATGCATTTAAGAAATTCAAAAAAGTGACAGATAAGAAAAAGCAGATTACAGCTAGAGATATAGAAGCGATAGTAAATTCTAAAAAATACTTTGAGGAGACATATAAATTAAAATCATTCCAGATACACAGTGGAAATGACATGATATGTACAGCTGCTATAGAGATGGAAAAAGGAGACGAATTGCTTACAGAAGTTGCAGTTGGAAATGGTTCAGTTGACTCGGCATTTAAGGCAGTTGAGAGAACTATAGGCAGACAGATAAATTTGAAAGACTACGGTATACGATCTGTAACAGATGGAAAAGATGCTCTTGGAGAGGTTACAGTAAAGATAAAAGATGGCAAGAAACTTTTTGTAGGCAAGTCAATTTCCCAGGACATAATGGAAGCTAGTGTAAACGCATACGTCAATGCGATAAACAAAATGATCGACGAAAATTAATTAGAAGGGAAGAATTCACATGAAAGAAAAGGTATATCTATTCGACAGTACCCTGAGGGACGGGTCGCAGGCTCAAGGAATTTCATTTAGTGTAAATGATAAATTGAAGATAGTTAGAAAACTAGATGAAATCAAAGTAGACTATATCGAAGCAGGCAACCCGGCATCCAATCCGAAAGATATGGAGTTTTTTGAAAAAATAAAAGATTTAAAGTTAAATCATTCAAAGCTATGTGCATTTGGAAGTACTAGAAGACCAAATACATTGGTAACGGAAGATAGTGGTTTACAAGACTTGTTGAAAGCAGACACAGAAGCAGTTGCTATATTTGGAAAGTCGTGGGATTTTCACGTTACAGATATTATAAGGACTAGTTTGGAAGAGAATTTAGCTATGGTTGAAGAGAGTATAGCATATCTAAAAAAACACGGCAAAGAAGTGACATTTGACGCAGAACATTTCTTTGATGGATACAAGGAAAATAAAGCATATGCTATACAGGTTATAACGAGAGCAAATGAAGCGGGAGCAGATTGGATAGCACTTTGCGATACAAATGGTGGAACGCTTCCTTCTGAAATACAAGAAATAGTAAATTACCTTACAAAGGAATGTGGATTCAAAAATTTAGGAATACATTGTCACAATGATGGAGGACTTGCAGTAGCGAATTCAATAGTAGCAGTTGAATGTGGAGTTAGACAAGTGCAAGGAACATTTAATGGAATCGGAGAGAGATGTGGAAATGCAAATCTCAGCACTATAGCTGGAAATCTACAGCTGAAAATGGGGTATGAAGTCCTTCCTAGAGAAGAGGTTCAAAATCTCATGGCAACATCTAGGTATTTGAGTGAAGTGAGTAATCTAAATCCAGACGATAGAGAACCATATGTTGGAGCATATGCATTTGCTCACAAGGGTGGAATGCACATAGATGCGGTAAAGAAAAATACGAAATCATTTGAACATATATCACCTGAGAGTGTTGGAAATGAGAGAAAAATTCTCATGTCGGAGGTAGCTGGCAGAAGTACTATAATGGCGATGGTTCAAAAAGTAAATCCTAATATACAAAAAAATTCTAAAGAGACTAAATCGATTATAGAAAAGTTAAAATCGCTAGAACATGAAGGATATCAATTTGAAGGAGCAGAGAGCAGTTTTGAAATTTTAGTTAGAAAAGAGCTAGGGATGTATACACCTTCGTTTAAACTTCTAGAGTACAAGGTAATTACAGATCAGCCAAGTGTTACTGAAAATAGTGCACTTGCGACTATAAAACTAGAGGTAAATGGAGTAGAAGAAGTTACGGCAGCTGCGGGAAATGGTCCTGTAAATGCACTAGATAATGCACTTCGAAAAGCATTAAGTGTATTTTATGAACCCATAGCTAGAATGTATTTGAAAGACTACAAAGTAAGAGTAATAAGTGGAGACAAGGCAACTAGTGCTAAGGTACGAGTTATCATAGAATCCACAGATGGAAAATCGACATGGAATACAGTTGGGGTGTCGCACGACATTATAGAGGCGAGCTGGGAAGCACTAGTCGATTCAGTAGATTATTTAATCGTTAAGGAGGCCAATTGATGAAAAAACCAATGACAATGACCCAAAAAATATTAGCCGCACATGCAGGGGTAGATTATGTAGAGGCGGGACAATTGATTACAGCAGACTTAGACTTAGTTCTAGGAAACGACGTTACAACGCCAGTTGCTATAAAGGCATTTGAAGGTGCAGAAAAAAAGGAAGTTTTTCACAAAGATAAGGTAGCGTTAGTTCCAGATCACTTTACACCAAACAAGGATATAAAATCAGCAGAACATTGTAAGTGCATCAGAGAGTTTGCATACGATAAAGAGATTACAAACTATTTTGAAATAGGTGAAATGGGAATTGAGCATTGCTTGCTTCCAGAAAAAGGACTTGTAATTGCTGGAGATGTGGTGATAGGAGCTGATTCACATACTTGTACTTACGGAGCACTTGGAGCGTTTTCCACAGGGGTTGGAAGTACAGATATGGGAGTCGGAATGGCGACAGGTAAAGCATGGTTTAAAGTACCAGAGGCTATAAAATTTGTGCTAAAGGGAAAGCCAGCACCTTGGGTATCTGGAAAGGATGTCATACTTCATATCATAGGAATGATTGGAGTAGATGGAGCGCTTTATAAATCTATGGAATATGTAGGCGATGGACTTGAGTACCTTTCTATGGATGATAGATTTACCATAGCAAATATGGCTATCGAGGCAGGTGCTAAAAATGGAATATTTCCAGTAGATGAAAAGACTAAAGAATATATGGATGGAAGAACTGATAGAGAGTATAGAGTTTTCGAAGCAGATGAAGATGCAGAGTATAGCGAAGTTTACGAAATAGATATGACATCGCTTAGACCTACTGTAGCATTCCCACATCTTCCAGAAAATACAAAAACTATAGATGATGTTGGTGAAGTAGAGATAGATCAAGTAGTTATTGGATCATGTACAAATGGCAGGATGGAAGATCTTAGAGCTGCTGCTGCGGTTTTAAAAGGCAAGAAGGTTAAAAAAGGAATTCGATTAATAGTATTTCCGGGCACACAGCAAATTTACTTGGAAGCTATGGAAGAAGGATTGGTCAGAACATTCATTGAGGCAGGTGGTATAGTTAGTACTCCAACTTGTGGACCGTGTTTAGGCGGTCATATGGGAATATTAGCAGCTGGCGAAAGAGCTGTTGCAACGACAAATCGAAATTTTGTTGGAAGAATGGGACATCCAAAGAGCGAGGTATATCTTGCAAGTCCAGTAGTAGCGGCTGCATCAGCCATCACTGGAAAAATATCATCACCAGAGGAGGTAAAGTAGATGAAGGCAAACGGAAGCGTATTAAAATACGGAGATAATATAGATACAGATGTAATCATACCAGCTAGATATTTGAATACATCAGTGCCAGAGGAACTTGCAAAGCATTGTATGGAGGACTTAGATGACAAGTTTTTGGAGAAACTCAATCAGGGAGATATAGTAGTAGCGGAGAAAAACTTTGGATGTGGATCGTCGAGAGAACATGCTCCAATTTGTATAAAAGCAGCAGGAGTATCGTGCGTAATAGCCAAGAGTTTTGCAAGAATATTCTATAGAAATTCTATAAATATAGGATTTCCAATACTAGAATGTGAGAAGGCAGTAGACGATGCAGAGACAGGACATAAATTAGAAGTAGATTTTAAAAGCGGAACGATAACGAACCAAACTCTAGGAAAGACGTACAAGGCTCAGCCATTCCCAGAGTTTATGATAAAGCTTATGGAAAATGACGGATTAGTGGAAAGTGTAAAAAAGAACTTGTTTTAGTAGTGTTTTAACATAGAACTCGCACCGATGCGAGAGTCAATGTATTGGAAGAAACACTTAGGAAATTTTAGGAGGTAGAAAATTATGAAAAAGTACAAAGTAGCGAGAATTGCAGGAGACGGCATCGGTGTAGAGGTCATGGAAGAGGCAACAAAGGTATTAGAGAAAGCATGTGAGAAGTACGGCGCATCTTTTGAATTTGTGGATTTGAAAGCAGGCGGAGTTGCAATTGATGAATGCGGTGAAGCGCTTACAGATGAGACTCTAAGCAAATGCACGGAATGCGATGCAGTATTTTTAGGAGCTGTAGGTGGACCAAAATGGGACACACTTCCTGGAAATGAAAGACCAGAACAAGCACTCTTAGGACTTAGAGCTGGGCTTGGACTTTACGCGAATCTTAGACCTACTAAGGTGTTTGATGAACTAAAAGCAGCATCGCCACTAAAGGATTCTATCATAGATGAAGGTGTAGATATTTTGGTAGTGAGGGAACTTACAGGTGGAATTTATTTTGGTAATAGAGGACGAAGATGGGTGGATTCATTAGACGAGATCAATCATAGACCTATGAATGCATTTGGAGTAAAGGGCACGGCTGTAAATCAAAAGCAAGAAGAGGCATATGATACAGCAGTTTATTCAAGAGCAGAAGTAGAGAGAATTGCTCACAATGCATTTCAGGCGGCAATGAAGAGAGGAAAAAAAGTAACATCTGTAGATAAGGCCAATATTCTAGAGTCATCTAGACTTTGGAGAGAAGTGGTATTAGAGGTAGCGAAAAAATACCCAGAGGTAGAGCTTGACCACCTTTATGTAGACAATGCGGCAATGCAGCTTGTGAGAAAACCTTCGCAATTTGATGTAATTCTTACAAACAATATGTTCGGAGATATCCT from the Tissierellales bacterium genome contains:
- the leuD gene encoding 3-isopropylmalate dehydratase small subunit codes for the protein MKANGSVLKYGDNIDTDVIIPARYLNTSVPEELAKHCMEDLDDKFLEKLNQGDIVVAEKNFGCGSSREHAPICIKAAGVSCVIAKSFARIFYRNSINIGFPILECEKAVDDAETGHKLEVDFKSGTITNQTLGKTYKAQPFPEFMIKLMENDGLVESVKKNLF
- a CDS encoding 3-isopropylmalate dehydrogenase, translated to MKKYKVARIAGDGIGVEVMEEATKVLEKACEKYGASFEFVDLKAGGVAIDECGEALTDETLSKCTECDAVFLGAVGGPKWDTLPGNERPEQALLGLRAGLGLYANLRPTKVFDELKAASPLKDSIIDEGVDILVVRELTGGIYFGNRGRRWVDSLDEINHRPMNAFGVKGTAVNQKQEEAYDTAVYSRAEVERIAHNAFQAAMKRGKKVTSVDKANILESSRLWREVVLEVAKKYPEVELDHLYVDNAAMQLVRKPSQFDVILTNNMFGDILSDEASMISGSIGMLASASVREDGFGMYEPVHGSAPDIAGKDLANPLAQILSAAMMLQYTLDLPEAAKDIENAVESVLRDGYRTGDIYTEGTKRVGTKEMGELVLAALK
- the leuC gene encoding 3-isopropylmalate dehydratase large subunit, coding for MKKPMTMTQKILAAHAGVDYVEAGQLITADLDLVLGNDVTTPVAIKAFEGAEKKEVFHKDKVALVPDHFTPNKDIKSAEHCKCIREFAYDKEITNYFEIGEMGIEHCLLPEKGLVIAGDVVIGADSHTCTYGALGAFSTGVGSTDMGVGMATGKAWFKVPEAIKFVLKGKPAPWVSGKDVILHIIGMIGVDGALYKSMEYVGDGLEYLSMDDRFTIANMAIEAGAKNGIFPVDEKTKEYMDGRTDREYRVFEADEDAEYSEVYEIDMTSLRPTVAFPHLPENTKTIDDVGEVEIDQVVIGSCTNGRMEDLRAAAAVLKGKKVKKGIRLIVFPGTQQIYLEAMEEGLVRTFIEAGGIVSTPTCGPCLGGHMGILAAGERAVATTNRNFVGRMGHPKSEVYLASPVVAAASAITGKISSPEEVK
- the ilvC gene encoding ketol-acid reductoisomerase, whose product is MVEVYYEKECNLEVLKGKKVAVIGYGSQGHAHSLNLHESGVDVRVGLYEGSKSWAKAEQAGLKVMTTEEATKEADVVMMLVNDEKQPAIYKQSVEPYLESGNALVFAHGFSIHYGQVQPPADVDVFLVAPKGPGHTVRSQYEEGKGVPTLIAVHQDASGKAKETALAYAAGIGGARAGVLETTFKEETETDLFGEQAVLCGGLCALIKAGFETLVEAGYKPEMAYFECLHEMKLIVDLVNKGGLSFMRYSISDTAEYGDYTAGPKVIADESKEAMRGILKDIQEGEFAKQWILENQANRPYFNSVKRIESEHEIEKVGKELREKMTWMKL
- the cimA gene encoding citramalate synthase; protein product: MKEKVYLFDSTLRDGSQAQGISFSVNDKLKIVRKLDEIKVDYIEAGNPASNPKDMEFFEKIKDLKLNHSKLCAFGSTRRPNTLVTEDSGLQDLLKADTEAVAIFGKSWDFHVTDIIRTSLEENLAMVEESIAYLKKHGKEVTFDAEHFFDGYKENKAYAIQVITRANEAGADWIALCDTNGGTLPSEIQEIVNYLTKECGFKNLGIHCHNDGGLAVANSIVAVECGVRQVQGTFNGIGERCGNANLSTIAGNLQLKMGYEVLPREEVQNLMATSRYLSEVSNLNPDDREPYVGAYAFAHKGGMHIDAVKKNTKSFEHISPESVGNERKILMSEVAGRSTIMAMVQKVNPNIQKNSKETKSIIEKLKSLEHEGYQFEGAESSFEILVRKELGMYTPSFKLLEYKVITDQPSVTENSALATIKLEVNGVEEVTAAAGNGPVNALDNALRKALSVFYEPIARMYLKDYKVRVISGDKATSAKVRVIIESTDGKSTWNTVGVSHDIIEASWEALVDSVDYLIVKEAN
- a CDS encoding 2-isopropylmalate synthase — its product is MKLSVARSRKKCKGEREMTRRIKIFDTTLRDGEQTPGVNLTIKEKINIAKQLERLGVDVIEAGFPVASEADFEAVKAVANTLENTTVAALCRAVKTDIERAWDAIKGAKKPRIHTFIATSPVHMTYKLEMTEPEVLDRAVEMVTYAKSLCDDIEFSAEDAYRSEPDFLCKLFAEVIKAGATVLNIPDTVGYALPTDYGEFIGYIMKHTEGIENVEISVHCHNDLGMAVANSLAGVQAGASQIECAINGLGERAGNAALEEIVMAIKTKSEQLDMETGVVSEQIYRTSKLVSSFVGIDVQPNKAVVGKNAFAHESGIHQHGVLKEKSTYEIMTPESIGIKEHSNIVLGKHSGRHAFDNYLQEMGLNLGKEELDDAFKKFKKVTDKKKQITARDIEAIVNSKKYFEETYKLKSFQIHSGNDMICTAAIEMEKGDELLTEVAVGNGSVDSAFKAVERTIGRQINLKDYGIRSVTDGKDALGEVTVKIKDGKKLFVGKSISQDIMEASVNAYVNAINKMIDEN